A DNA window from Arachis duranensis cultivar V14167 chromosome 3, aradu.V14167.gnm2.J7QH, whole genome shotgun sequence contains the following coding sequences:
- the LOC107482193 gene encoding pre-mRNA-processing factor 39-2 isoform X1, with translation MAATLTDSTRCFDALKLREFISEGSLDFEQWTSLISDVEKIYPDDMEKICLTYENFLSNFPLCFGYWRKYAAHMARLSTADKVLEVFEKAVLAATYSVGMWVDYCSFSMSAFEDPSDVRRLFKRAVSFVGKDYLCHTLWDKYIQFEFSQQQWVSLAHIYIQTLEFPTKKLHQYYDSFKKLLNLLEGGVASLDSSPKELQSEPSFDGEIPVDCKHDKIYCVIKDMMDSSAGLTRSIALKKYRIIGEQFYQRAHDLDLKISLFEANIQRNYFHVWPLDDSQLQNWHDYLDFIELQEDFDWAVKLYERCLIVCANYPEYWMRYVEFMETRGGREIANYSLDRATEIYLKSVPEIHFFNARFKEQIGDVLAARAAYIQQTGKESDSDFVQNVISRANMEKRLGNMESACGIYKEAIEMAVAEENLQHALPNLYVHFSHLKYMSSNNMDAARDILIDGIKNLPQNKQLLEELLKFSMVHGGSISMAVIDTIIAEAISPRPDGSQGLGVEDAEDISNLYLKLVDYCGTIHDLRKAWNRHIKLFRASSRADTHQQSTKCRRSLNLIQDRSKETSIDICNQLYKDSSSDLHASLHSQVEKMSPQKYPFPDSKEPRNNYPENILSADLVEVKEEPAKVPKHSKPNSYESDVSSETLLHQTASGNQRSQALQSSPKVDNYSQGKCELGHEELKPLSQKSMSPNSRERIHDSGPMVSQEEDYTAGVVVDGRTGHRGNLVSTQDSESAQTCIEVDDGSYSASWQGHRARRPLLPPRLLRNHGGNLHQMKNAGKFRKGPKNGNRGHMHRKHFQRQQPTPQQIHPAEGGAQLPSQPGYSSQSVLQVQHCSRAQNQFKSTVAPADFTAAYSWPLQNSSSQSQPPANAPSQILHAMQGNGQYGYMQNSQEYNQMWQYYYYQQQQQLQLQQHYLQSQQPPFQQEQSQQQQSQLGHLQPQQLQQLQSQLQQQVLQQQQNFQQQQQDHHPVYIQQLQPSRQSQSSSNPVAEQGLAMVTAQSQDHESTQSPQACKPGVVSSPVPLNSEEKSTPE, from the exons ATGGCAGCGACGCTCACAGATTCTACCC GTTGCTTTGACGCTCTTAAACTTCGAGAATTTATATCTGAGGGTTCACTTGATTTCGAACAATGGACTTCACTCATCTCTGACGTTGAGAAAATCTATCCT GATGACATGGAGAAAATATGTCTGACATATGAAAATTTCTTATCCAACTTCCCATTGTGTTTTGGGTATTGGAGGAAGTATGCTGCGCACATGGCACGCTTATCCACTGCAGATAAGGTTTTGGAAGTCTTTGAAAAAGCTGTTTTGGCTGCAACGTATTCAGTAGGGATGTGGGTCGATTACTGTAGCTTCTCCATGTCGGCTTTTGAAGACCCATCTGATGTTCGGAG ATTGTTCAAGAGAGCGGTTTCCTTTGTTGGGAAGGACTATTTATGCCATACGTTGTGGGACAAGTATATTCAGTTTGAGTTTTCCCAGCAGCAGTGGGTTTCTCTTGCTCACATTTATATCCAGACTCTCGAGTTCCCAACCAAAAAGTTGCACCAGTATTATGATAG ttttaaaaagttattaaacCTTTTGGAAGGGGGTGTAGCAAGCCTGGATAGTTCCCCAAAGGAATTGCAATCTGAACCAAGTTTTGATGGTGAAATTCCTGTAGATTGCAAGCATGACAAGATTTATTGTGTTATCAAAGATATGATGGATTCATCCGCCGGATTGACTCGTTCCATCGCCCTAAAAAAGTACAGGATCATTGGAGAACAGTTTTATCAAAGGGCTCATGACTTGGATTTGAAGATTAGTCTTTTTGAGGCTAATATACAGAGAAATTACTTTCATGTCTGGCCACTGGATGACAGTCAATTGCAGAATTGGCATGATTATCTTGATTTTATTGAACTTCAAGAGGATTTTGACTGG GCTGTGAAACTTTATGAAAGATGTTTGATTGTGTGTGCCAACTACCCTGAGTACTGGATGCGTTATGTGGAGTTCATGGAAACCAGGGGAGGAAGAGAAATTGCAAACTACTCTCTAGACCGAGCAACAGAAATTTATTTGAAG AGTGTACCAGAAATCCATTTCTTCAATGCCAGGTTTAAAGAACAAATAGGAGATGTTTTAGCTGCTCGCGCTGCATATATTCAGCAGACTGGTAAAGAGTCAGATTCTGATTTTGTGCAGAATGTTATATCAAGAGCCAATATGGAGAAACGTTTG GGAAATATGGAGTCAGCTTGTGGTATATACAAAGAAGCAATAGAGATGGCTGTAGCTGAAGAGAATTTACAGCATGCCCTCCCTAATTTATATGTCCATTTCTCTCACCTAAAATATATG AGTTCAAACAACATGGATGCTGCTAGAGACATCTTGATAGATGGCATAAAGAATTTGCCTCAAAACAAACAGCTTCTGGAG GAGTTGCTAAAGTTCTCAATGGTGCATGGAGGGTCAATATCCATGGCTGTAATAGACACAATTATTGCAGAAGCAATATCTCCAAGACCTGATGGATCTCAAGGTCTGGGTGTAGAAGACGCTGAGGATATATCAAACTTATACCTAAAG CTTGTTGATTATTGTGGAACTATACATGATTTAAGGAAGGCATGGAATCGGCATATAAAATTGTTTCGGGCATCTTCCAGGGCAGATACACATCAGCAATCAACTAAATGTAGAAGGTCACTGAATTTGATCCAGGATAGGAGTAAGGAGACTTCCATTGATATATGTAATCAGCTATACAAAGATTCTAGTTCTGACTTGCATGCTTCTTTGCATTCCCAAGTGGAGAAAATGTCACCACAAAAATATCCTTTCCCAGATTCCAAGGAACCAAGAAATAATTATCCTGAAAATATATTATCTGCAGATTTAGTGGAAGTGAAAGAGGAACCTGCCAAAGTTCCTAAGCATTCCAAACCAAATAGTTATGAATCTGATGTTTCATCAGAAACTTTATTACATCAAACAGCTAGTGGAAATCAACGCTCACAAGCTTTGCAATCATCCCCAAAAGTAGATAATTATTCTCAGGGGAAGTGTGAACTTGGGCATGAAGAACTGAAGCCACTTTCTCAGAAAAGCATGTCACCAAACAGCCGGGAAAGGATTCATGATTCAGGACCAATGGTGTCTCAGGAGGAGGATTATACTGCAGGGGTGGTAGTTGATGGTCGTACGGGACACCGAGGCAATCTTGTAAGCACTCAAGATTCCGAGTCTGCCCAAACATGCATTGAAGTAGATGACGGTTCATATTCAGCATCCTGGCAAGGCCATAGAGCAAGAAGACCACTTCTACCACCTCGGTTGTTGAGAAATCATGGTGGAAACTTGCATCAGATGAAAAATGCTGGAAAATTTCGCAAAGGTCCCAAAAATGGTAATCGTGGACATATGCATAGGAAACATTTCCAAAGGCAGCAACCTACTCCACAACAGATCCATCCAGCTGAAGGGGGAGCGCAACTGCCTTCACAACCAGGTTACTCTTCGCAATCTGTATTGCAAGTTCAGCATTGCAGTCGAGCACAAAATCAGTTTAAAAGTACTGTTGCTCCTGCTGATTTTACAGCGGCTTATAGTTGGCCCTTACAAAACTCCTCATCCCAGTCTCAACCACCAGCCAATGCCCCGTCACAAATATTACATGCAATGCAAGGCAATGGACAGTATGGATATATGCAAAATAGCCAAGAATATAACCAGATGTGGCAATACTATTACTACCAACAGCAGCAGCAGTTGCAACTACAACAACATTATCTTCAATCGCAACAACCACCATTTCAGCAAGAACAGtcccaacaacaacaaagtcagCTGGGACATCTTCAACCACAGCAACTGCAACAATTGCAATCTCAGTTGCAACAGCAGGTTCTGCAGCAGCAGCAAAACTTTCAACAGCAGCAGCAAGATCATCATCCTGTTTATATACAGCAGCTGCAGCCATCAAGACAG AGTCAGAGTAGTAGCAATCCTGTAGCTGAGCAAGGGCTGGCAATGGTGACAGCTCAGTCGCAG GACCATGAATCAACACAATCACCGCAAGCATGCAAACCTGGAGTGGTTTCTTCTCCTGTTCCACTGAATTCCGAAGAAAAATCTACCCCAGAATAG
- the LOC107482193 gene encoding pre-mRNA-processing factor 39-2 isoform X4 → MFGDCSRERFPLLGRTIYAIRCGTSIFSLSFPSSSGFLLLTFISRLSSSQPKSCTSIMIGGVASLDSSPKELQSEPSFDGEIPVDCKHDKIYCVIKDMMDSSAGLTRSIALKKYRIIGEQFYQRAHDLDLKISLFEANIQRNYFHVWPLDDSQLQNWHDYLDFIELQEDFDWAVKLYERCLIVCANYPEYWMRYVEFMETRGGREIANYSLDRATEIYLKSVPEIHFFNARFKEQIGDVLAARAAYIQQTGKESDSDFVQNVISRANMEKRLGNMESACGIYKEAIEMAVAEENLQHALPNLYVHFSHLKYMSSNNMDAARDILIDGIKNLPQNKQLLEELLKFSMVHGGSISMAVIDTIIAEAISPRPDGSQGLGVEDAEDISNLYLKLVDYCGTIHDLRKAWNRHIKLFRASSRADTHQQSTKCRRSLNLIQDRSKETSIDICNQLYKDSSSDLHASLHSQVEKMSPQKYPFPDSKEPRNNYPENILSADLVEVKEEPAKVPKHSKPNSYESDVSSETLLHQTASGNQRSQALQSSPKVDNYSQGKCELGHEELKPLSQKSMSPNSRERIHDSGPMVSQEEDYTAGVVVDGRTGHRGNLVSTQDSESAQTCIEVDDGSYSASWQGHRARRPLLPPRLLRNHGGNLHQMKNAGKFRKGPKNGNRGHMHRKHFQRQQPTPQQIHPAEGGAQLPSQPGYSSQSVLQVQHCSRAQNQFKSTVAPADFTAAYSWPLQNSSSQSQPPANAPSQILHAMQGNGQYGYMQNSQEYNQMWQYYYYQQQQQLQLQQHYLQSQQPPFQQEQSQQQQSQLGHLQPQQLQQLQSQLQQQVLQQQQNFQQQQQDHHPVYIQQLQPSRQSQSSSNPVAEQGLAMVTAQSQDHESTQSPQACKPGVVSSPVPLNSEEKSTPE, encoded by the exons ATGTTCGGAG ATTGTTCAAGAGAGCGGTTTCCTTTGTTGGGAAGGACTATTTATGCCATACGTTGTGGGACAAGTATATTCAGTTTGAGTTTTCCCAGCAGCAGTGGGTTTCTCTTGCTCACATTTATATCCAGACTCTCGAGTTCCCAACCAAAAAGTTGCACCAGTATTATGATAG GGGGTGTAGCAAGCCTGGATAGTTCCCCAAAGGAATTGCAATCTGAACCAAGTTTTGATGGTGAAATTCCTGTAGATTGCAAGCATGACAAGATTTATTGTGTTATCAAAGATATGATGGATTCATCCGCCGGATTGACTCGTTCCATCGCCCTAAAAAAGTACAGGATCATTGGAGAACAGTTTTATCAAAGGGCTCATGACTTGGATTTGAAGATTAGTCTTTTTGAGGCTAATATACAGAGAAATTACTTTCATGTCTGGCCACTGGATGACAGTCAATTGCAGAATTGGCATGATTATCTTGATTTTATTGAACTTCAAGAGGATTTTGACTGG GCTGTGAAACTTTATGAAAGATGTTTGATTGTGTGTGCCAACTACCCTGAGTACTGGATGCGTTATGTGGAGTTCATGGAAACCAGGGGAGGAAGAGAAATTGCAAACTACTCTCTAGACCGAGCAACAGAAATTTATTTGAAG AGTGTACCAGAAATCCATTTCTTCAATGCCAGGTTTAAAGAACAAATAGGAGATGTTTTAGCTGCTCGCGCTGCATATATTCAGCAGACTGGTAAAGAGTCAGATTCTGATTTTGTGCAGAATGTTATATCAAGAGCCAATATGGAGAAACGTTTG GGAAATATGGAGTCAGCTTGTGGTATATACAAAGAAGCAATAGAGATGGCTGTAGCTGAAGAGAATTTACAGCATGCCCTCCCTAATTTATATGTCCATTTCTCTCACCTAAAATATATG AGTTCAAACAACATGGATGCTGCTAGAGACATCTTGATAGATGGCATAAAGAATTTGCCTCAAAACAAACAGCTTCTGGAG GAGTTGCTAAAGTTCTCAATGGTGCATGGAGGGTCAATATCCATGGCTGTAATAGACACAATTATTGCAGAAGCAATATCTCCAAGACCTGATGGATCTCAAGGTCTGGGTGTAGAAGACGCTGAGGATATATCAAACTTATACCTAAAG CTTGTTGATTATTGTGGAACTATACATGATTTAAGGAAGGCATGGAATCGGCATATAAAATTGTTTCGGGCATCTTCCAGGGCAGATACACATCAGCAATCAACTAAATGTAGAAGGTCACTGAATTTGATCCAGGATAGGAGTAAGGAGACTTCCATTGATATATGTAATCAGCTATACAAAGATTCTAGTTCTGACTTGCATGCTTCTTTGCATTCCCAAGTGGAGAAAATGTCACCACAAAAATATCCTTTCCCAGATTCCAAGGAACCAAGAAATAATTATCCTGAAAATATATTATCTGCAGATTTAGTGGAAGTGAAAGAGGAACCTGCCAAAGTTCCTAAGCATTCCAAACCAAATAGTTATGAATCTGATGTTTCATCAGAAACTTTATTACATCAAACAGCTAGTGGAAATCAACGCTCACAAGCTTTGCAATCATCCCCAAAAGTAGATAATTATTCTCAGGGGAAGTGTGAACTTGGGCATGAAGAACTGAAGCCACTTTCTCAGAAAAGCATGTCACCAAACAGCCGGGAAAGGATTCATGATTCAGGACCAATGGTGTCTCAGGAGGAGGATTATACTGCAGGGGTGGTAGTTGATGGTCGTACGGGACACCGAGGCAATCTTGTAAGCACTCAAGATTCCGAGTCTGCCCAAACATGCATTGAAGTAGATGACGGTTCATATTCAGCATCCTGGCAAGGCCATAGAGCAAGAAGACCACTTCTACCACCTCGGTTGTTGAGAAATCATGGTGGAAACTTGCATCAGATGAAAAATGCTGGAAAATTTCGCAAAGGTCCCAAAAATGGTAATCGTGGACATATGCATAGGAAACATTTCCAAAGGCAGCAACCTACTCCACAACAGATCCATCCAGCTGAAGGGGGAGCGCAACTGCCTTCACAACCAGGTTACTCTTCGCAATCTGTATTGCAAGTTCAGCATTGCAGTCGAGCACAAAATCAGTTTAAAAGTACTGTTGCTCCTGCTGATTTTACAGCGGCTTATAGTTGGCCCTTACAAAACTCCTCATCCCAGTCTCAACCACCAGCCAATGCCCCGTCACAAATATTACATGCAATGCAAGGCAATGGACAGTATGGATATATGCAAAATAGCCAAGAATATAACCAGATGTGGCAATACTATTACTACCAACAGCAGCAGCAGTTGCAACTACAACAACATTATCTTCAATCGCAACAACCACCATTTCAGCAAGAACAGtcccaacaacaacaaagtcagCTGGGACATCTTCAACCACAGCAACTGCAACAATTGCAATCTCAGTTGCAACAGCAGGTTCTGCAGCAGCAGCAAAACTTTCAACAGCAGCAGCAAGATCATCATCCTGTTTATATACAGCAGCTGCAGCCATCAAGACAG AGTCAGAGTAGTAGCAATCCTGTAGCTGAGCAAGGGCTGGCAATGGTGACAGCTCAGTCGCAG GACCATGAATCAACACAATCACCGCAAGCATGCAAACCTGGAGTGGTTTCTTCTCCTGTTCCACTGAATTCCGAAGAAAAATCTACCCCAGAATAG
- the LOC107482193 gene encoding pre-mRNA-processing factor 39-2 isoform X2, producing MWVDYCSFSMSAFEDPSDVRRLFKRAVSFVGKDYLCHTLWDKYIQFEFSQQQWVSLAHIYIQTLEFPTKKLHQYYDSFKKLLNLLEGGVASLDSSPKELQSEPSFDGEIPVDCKHDKIYCVIKDMMDSSAGLTRSIALKKYRIIGEQFYQRAHDLDLKISLFEANIQRNYFHVWPLDDSQLQNWHDYLDFIELQEDFDWAVKLYERCLIVCANYPEYWMRYVEFMETRGGREIANYSLDRATEIYLKSVPEIHFFNARFKEQIGDVLAARAAYIQQTGKESDSDFVQNVISRANMEKRLGNMESACGIYKEAIEMAVAEENLQHALPNLYVHFSHLKYMSSNNMDAARDILIDGIKNLPQNKQLLEELLKFSMVHGGSISMAVIDTIIAEAISPRPDGSQGLGVEDAEDISNLYLKLVDYCGTIHDLRKAWNRHIKLFRASSRADTHQQSTKCRRSLNLIQDRSKETSIDICNQLYKDSSSDLHASLHSQVEKMSPQKYPFPDSKEPRNNYPENILSADLVEVKEEPAKVPKHSKPNSYESDVSSETLLHQTASGNQRSQALQSSPKVDNYSQGKCELGHEELKPLSQKSMSPNSRERIHDSGPMVSQEEDYTAGVVVDGRTGHRGNLVSTQDSESAQTCIEVDDGSYSASWQGHRARRPLLPPRLLRNHGGNLHQMKNAGKFRKGPKNGNRGHMHRKHFQRQQPTPQQIHPAEGGAQLPSQPGYSSQSVLQVQHCSRAQNQFKSTVAPADFTAAYSWPLQNSSSQSQPPANAPSQILHAMQGNGQYGYMQNSQEYNQMWQYYYYQQQQQLQLQQHYLQSQQPPFQQEQSQQQQSQLGHLQPQQLQQLQSQLQQQVLQQQQNFQQQQQDHHPVYIQQLQPSRQSQSSSNPVAEQGLAMVTAQSQDHESTQSPQACKPGVVSSPVPLNSEEKSTPE from the exons ATGTGGGTCGATTACTGTAGCTTCTCCATGTCGGCTTTTGAAGACCCATCTGATGTTCGGAG ATTGTTCAAGAGAGCGGTTTCCTTTGTTGGGAAGGACTATTTATGCCATACGTTGTGGGACAAGTATATTCAGTTTGAGTTTTCCCAGCAGCAGTGGGTTTCTCTTGCTCACATTTATATCCAGACTCTCGAGTTCCCAACCAAAAAGTTGCACCAGTATTATGATAG ttttaaaaagttattaaacCTTTTGGAAGGGGGTGTAGCAAGCCTGGATAGTTCCCCAAAGGAATTGCAATCTGAACCAAGTTTTGATGGTGAAATTCCTGTAGATTGCAAGCATGACAAGATTTATTGTGTTATCAAAGATATGATGGATTCATCCGCCGGATTGACTCGTTCCATCGCCCTAAAAAAGTACAGGATCATTGGAGAACAGTTTTATCAAAGGGCTCATGACTTGGATTTGAAGATTAGTCTTTTTGAGGCTAATATACAGAGAAATTACTTTCATGTCTGGCCACTGGATGACAGTCAATTGCAGAATTGGCATGATTATCTTGATTTTATTGAACTTCAAGAGGATTTTGACTGG GCTGTGAAACTTTATGAAAGATGTTTGATTGTGTGTGCCAACTACCCTGAGTACTGGATGCGTTATGTGGAGTTCATGGAAACCAGGGGAGGAAGAGAAATTGCAAACTACTCTCTAGACCGAGCAACAGAAATTTATTTGAAG AGTGTACCAGAAATCCATTTCTTCAATGCCAGGTTTAAAGAACAAATAGGAGATGTTTTAGCTGCTCGCGCTGCATATATTCAGCAGACTGGTAAAGAGTCAGATTCTGATTTTGTGCAGAATGTTATATCAAGAGCCAATATGGAGAAACGTTTG GGAAATATGGAGTCAGCTTGTGGTATATACAAAGAAGCAATAGAGATGGCTGTAGCTGAAGAGAATTTACAGCATGCCCTCCCTAATTTATATGTCCATTTCTCTCACCTAAAATATATG AGTTCAAACAACATGGATGCTGCTAGAGACATCTTGATAGATGGCATAAAGAATTTGCCTCAAAACAAACAGCTTCTGGAG GAGTTGCTAAAGTTCTCAATGGTGCATGGAGGGTCAATATCCATGGCTGTAATAGACACAATTATTGCAGAAGCAATATCTCCAAGACCTGATGGATCTCAAGGTCTGGGTGTAGAAGACGCTGAGGATATATCAAACTTATACCTAAAG CTTGTTGATTATTGTGGAACTATACATGATTTAAGGAAGGCATGGAATCGGCATATAAAATTGTTTCGGGCATCTTCCAGGGCAGATACACATCAGCAATCAACTAAATGTAGAAGGTCACTGAATTTGATCCAGGATAGGAGTAAGGAGACTTCCATTGATATATGTAATCAGCTATACAAAGATTCTAGTTCTGACTTGCATGCTTCTTTGCATTCCCAAGTGGAGAAAATGTCACCACAAAAATATCCTTTCCCAGATTCCAAGGAACCAAGAAATAATTATCCTGAAAATATATTATCTGCAGATTTAGTGGAAGTGAAAGAGGAACCTGCCAAAGTTCCTAAGCATTCCAAACCAAATAGTTATGAATCTGATGTTTCATCAGAAACTTTATTACATCAAACAGCTAGTGGAAATCAACGCTCACAAGCTTTGCAATCATCCCCAAAAGTAGATAATTATTCTCAGGGGAAGTGTGAACTTGGGCATGAAGAACTGAAGCCACTTTCTCAGAAAAGCATGTCACCAAACAGCCGGGAAAGGATTCATGATTCAGGACCAATGGTGTCTCAGGAGGAGGATTATACTGCAGGGGTGGTAGTTGATGGTCGTACGGGACACCGAGGCAATCTTGTAAGCACTCAAGATTCCGAGTCTGCCCAAACATGCATTGAAGTAGATGACGGTTCATATTCAGCATCCTGGCAAGGCCATAGAGCAAGAAGACCACTTCTACCACCTCGGTTGTTGAGAAATCATGGTGGAAACTTGCATCAGATGAAAAATGCTGGAAAATTTCGCAAAGGTCCCAAAAATGGTAATCGTGGACATATGCATAGGAAACATTTCCAAAGGCAGCAACCTACTCCACAACAGATCCATCCAGCTGAAGGGGGAGCGCAACTGCCTTCACAACCAGGTTACTCTTCGCAATCTGTATTGCAAGTTCAGCATTGCAGTCGAGCACAAAATCAGTTTAAAAGTACTGTTGCTCCTGCTGATTTTACAGCGGCTTATAGTTGGCCCTTACAAAACTCCTCATCCCAGTCTCAACCACCAGCCAATGCCCCGTCACAAATATTACATGCAATGCAAGGCAATGGACAGTATGGATATATGCAAAATAGCCAAGAATATAACCAGATGTGGCAATACTATTACTACCAACAGCAGCAGCAGTTGCAACTACAACAACATTATCTTCAATCGCAACAACCACCATTTCAGCAAGAACAGtcccaacaacaacaaagtcagCTGGGACATCTTCAACCACAGCAACTGCAACAATTGCAATCTCAGTTGCAACAGCAGGTTCTGCAGCAGCAGCAAAACTTTCAACAGCAGCAGCAAGATCATCATCCTGTTTATATACAGCAGCTGCAGCCATCAAGACAG AGTCAGAGTAGTAGCAATCCTGTAGCTGAGCAAGGGCTGGCAATGGTGACAGCTCAGTCGCAG GACCATGAATCAACACAATCACCGCAAGCATGCAAACCTGGAGTGGTTTCTTCTCCTGTTCCACTGAATTCCGAAGAAAAATCTACCCCAGAATAG